The proteins below come from a single Cololabis saira isolate AMF1-May2022 chromosome 2, fColSai1.1, whole genome shotgun sequence genomic window:
- the irx5a gene encoding Iroquois homeobox protein 5a produces the protein MAYPQGYLYQPSASLALYSCPAYSTSVISGPRTEELGRSSSGSAFAPYAGSTAFTSASPGYNSHLPYSADAAAAATFTSYVGSPYDHTSGMAGSIGYHPYAAPLGSYPYGDPAYRKNATRDATATLKAWLNEHRKNPYPTKGEKIMLAIITKMTLTQVSTWFANARRRLKKENKMTWTPRNRSEDEEEDENIDLEKNDDDEPSKPLLDKGDSTDTEADHKLLNPGDNMDRFKEETHGKSDSDPLLSDSELKEQEERTAELLRPDSAKPTTSSPPRGSSSHDKPADLSQHAASTVTSNVTSVIHSPPSAPKPKLWSLAEIATSSDRCKGGGGSSPGLQAQSAVTGSISASPPRSSPHQCALPSSTVLSRPLYYTSPFYPGYTNYGGAFGHLHSSNHGSVTTGSTAHFNGLNQTVLNRAEALVRESQKVRGQTQVDLCKDSPYELKKGMSNI, from the exons ATGGCGTATCCTCAGGGCTACTTGTACCAGCCCTCCGCTTCCCTGGCCCTGTACTCCTGCCCTGCCTACAGCACCAGCGTTATATCGGGACCCAGAACCGAGGAACTTGGGAGATCCTCCTCGGGATCGGCGTTTGCGCCCTATGCCGGATCTACCGCGTTCACCAGCGCCTCGCCGGGCTACAACTCCCACTTACCTTACAGTGCAGACGCGGCGGCAGCTGCCACATTCACCTCATACGTG GGCTCCCCCTACGACCACACGAGCGGCATGGCCGGCTCCATAGGGTACCACCCGTACGCGGCCCCGCTGGGCTCCTACCCCTACGGGGACCCCGCGTACCGCAAGAACGCCACCCGGGACGCCACCGCCACCCTGAAGGCCTGGCTCAACGAGCACCGCAAGAACCCGTACCCGACCAAGGGCGAGAAGATCATGCTGGCCATCATCACCAAGATGACGCTCACGCAGGTGTCCACCTGGTTCGCCAACGCCAGGAGGCGGCTAAAGAAGGAGAACAAGATGACCTGGACCCCTCGGAACCGCagcgaggacgaggaggaggacgagaacATCGACCTGGAGAAGAACGACGACGACGAACCCAGCAAGCCGTTATTGGATAAGGGAGACTCGACAGACACAGAAGCAG aTCACAAACTACTGAACCCAGGGGACAACATGGACAGGTTTAAGGAAGAGACCCACGGCAAGTCGGACTCGGATCCTCTCCTTAGCGACTCGGAGTtaaaggagcaggaggagcggACTGCGGAGCTGCTGCGGCCGGACTCCGCCAAGCCGACCACGTCGTCGCCCCCCCGGGGGAGCAGCAGCCACGACAAGCCGGCAGACCTGAGCCAGCACGCGGCCAGCACGGTGACCAGCAACGTGACCTCGGTGATCCACTCCCCGCCCTCGGCCCCCAAACCCAAACTGTGGTCCCTGGCGGAGATCGCCACGTCGTCAGACAGGTGTAAAGGCGGCGGCGGCAGCAGCCCCGGCCTGCAGGCGCAGAGCGCGGTCACGGGCTCCATCAGCGCGTCCCCGCCACGGTCGTCCCCGCACCAGTGCGCGCTCCCCAGCAGCACGGTGCTGTCCAGGCCGCTGTACTACACCTCCCCTTTCTACCCCGGCTACACGAACTATGGCGGCGCTTTTGGACACCTTCACAGTAGTAACCACGGCTCGGTGACCACGGGCTCCACGGCACATTTCAATGGATTAAACCAGACTGTGTTAAATAGAGCAGAGGCTTTGGTCAGGGAGAGCCAGAAAGTGAGAGGCCAAACGCAGGTAGATCTTTGTAAAGACTCCCCTTATGAACTAAAGAAAGGTATGTCAAATATTTAA